The sequence below is a genomic window from Desertifilum tharense IPPAS B-1220.
CTTAGTTGGAATCAGCGCGATCGCCGAATCTCAAGGCAACCCCGAAATTAACGCCCTCCTCGGTTCCTCCCAACCCAACCTTGAAGGCAAAGAAACCCGCTTTGGCTGGGCTTTAACCGCCCTATGGGCCGTCAGTACCACCGGAACCATGTGCGGTGCAGTCAACGGAATGCATGATTCCCTCATGCCCCTCAGCGGCTTTACTACCTTATCCAACCTCTTCCTACAAATTGTTTGGGGAGGTCAAGGCACCGGAACCGCCTACCTATTTGTCTACCTGATTTTAACCGTCTTCCTCACCGGATTAATGGTAGGGCGTACCCCAGAACTATTCGGTCGCAAAATTGAAAAACGCGAAATCGTCCTTGCTAGCATTATCCTCCTAGTTCACCCCATCGCCATCTTAATTCCGGGTGCCATTACCCTCGCCTTCCCCGAAACCCTCGCCGGAATTACCAACCCAGGCTTTCATGGCCTCTCGCAAGTCGTCTACGAATACGCCTCTGCCGCCGCCAATAACGGTTCCGGCTTTGAAGGTCTTGATGACGATACCCTCTGGTGGAACCTCAGCGCCAGTTTTAGCTTGCTTGCAGGTCGCTATATCCCGATTATTGCCCTGCTGCTGCTAGCCGATAGCCTCTCGCGCAAGCAACCCGTCCCCGAAACCCCAGGAACCTTGCGAACCGATAGCATCCTCTTCACCAGCGTCACGGCGGGGGCTATTGTCATTCTCGGCGCTTTAACCTTTTTCCCCGTTCTCACCCTTGGCCCCATTGCGGAAGGCTTTCAACTCGCCACAGGTCTGTAACCCATGAATACCAAAAAACGACATAAACCCCAAGTTGACACCACCGGATTGTATCAACGGGCGATTCGCCAAGCCTTTGTTAAACTTCATCCCCGCCAGATGGCCAAAAATCCCGTCATGTTTCTGGTGTGGGTGGGAACGCTAATTTGCGCGCTTTTAACCCTGTTTCCCGCCCTATTTGGTCCGGCTTCCGGAGAAAACCCACGGCTATTTAATGGCTTAGTCACCGTTATTTTGCTGTTTACCCTGCTGTTTGCCAACTTTGCTGAAGCCGTCGCTGAAGGACGCGGAAAAGCCCAAGCCGACTCCTTGCGGGCCACCAAAGCTGATACAAAAGCCTGCAAAGTCCTTGATGATGGGGACACTCAATTTGTGAGTTCCACAGAACTCCGTCAAGGCAACCTGATTAAAGTGGCGGCGGGTGAGATGATTCCCGTTGATGGAGAAGTCATCGATGGGGTGGCTTCAGTTGACGAATCAGCCATTACTGGAGAATCGGCCCCGGTTTTAAAAGAACCCGGTTCCGATATGGCCAGTTCGGTGACGGGGGGAACGTGCATTGTCTCCGATGAATTGGTGATTCGCGTCACCGCAGACCCCGGAAAAGGTTTCCTTGACCGGATGATTGCCTTAGTTGAAGGGGCCCAAAGAACAAAAACCCCAAATGAAATTGCCCTAACGGTTCTCTTGGCCGTATTAACCCAAGTTTTCTTAATTGTGGTAGCCACTTTACCCCCGTTTGCCGATTACGTGCAAAACCCGGTGGGGGTGGTGGTTCTGATTGCCCTGCTGGTGGCGCTAATTCCGACGACGATTGGCGGATTGCTGAGTGCTATTGGGATTGCGGGGATGGATAGGGTTGCCCAGTTTAATGTGGTGGCGACTTCAGGGCGGGCGGTGGAAGCCTGCGGGGATGTGAATACCCTCGTTTTAGATAAGACGGGCACTATTACCCTAGGAAACCGCTTGGCGGAGGAGTTTATTCCCGTTAACGGTTATTCGCTGCAAGAGGTGGCGAATGTAGCCTTAGCCGCCAGTCTTTTTGACCAAACGCCAGAGGGTAAATCTATTGTCCGCTTGGCAGAAAAGATGAATGCTCAGTTAAATTTTGGCAGAAACGCCGCCGAAGGGGTGGAGTTTTCCGCAAGAACGCGGATGAGTGGCACGAATTTACCCGATGGGGGAGAAGTTCGCAAAGGGGCGGTAGATGCGATTAAGGGGTTTGTCCGTTCCCGTGGCGGCCAGTTATGCCCAGAATTAGATGCTGCTTATAAAAGCGTTTCCGAGATGGGGGGAACGCCTTTGGCGGTTGCCTATGAAAGCGAAATTTATGGGGTGATTTATCTTAAGGACATAATTAAGCCGGGAATGCGCGAACGGTTCGATCAGTTACGCCGCATGGGGGTTCGGACGGTGATGCTGACGGGAGATAACCGGATTACGGCGCGAGTGATTGCGAAAGAAGCCGGGGTGGATGATTTTATTGCCGAAGCGACTCCAGAGGACAAGATTCAGGCGATTAAGGACGAACAAGCCCAAGGGAAGTTAGTGGCAATGACGGGGGATGGAACTAATGACGCCCCAGCTTTAGCCCAAGCCAATGTCGGGTTAGCGATGAATTCGGGAACTCAGGCGGCGAAGGAAGCGGCGAATATGGTGGATTTGGATTCTGACCCCACGAAGCTGATCGATTTGGTGACGATTGGCAAGCAGTTGTTGATTACTCGCGGGGCGTTAACGACGTTTTCGTTAGCGAATGATATCGCCAAGTATTTCGCGATTTTACCGGCGATGTTTGCCGGGGTGGGGATTGGCAGTCTCAATGTTATGGGTCTTGCTAGCGCCCAATCGGCGGTGTTATCAGCCCTGCTTTAT
It includes:
- the kdpB gene encoding potassium-transporting ATPase subunit KdpB, translated to MNTKKRHKPQVDTTGLYQRAIRQAFVKLHPRQMAKNPVMFLVWVGTLICALLTLFPALFGPASGENPRLFNGLVTVILLFTLLFANFAEAVAEGRGKAQADSLRATKADTKACKVLDDGDTQFVSSTELRQGNLIKVAAGEMIPVDGEVIDGVASVDESAITGESAPVLKEPGSDMASSVTGGTCIVSDELVIRVTADPGKGFLDRMIALVEGAQRTKTPNEIALTVLLAVLTQVFLIVVATLPPFADYVQNPVGVVVLIALLVALIPTTIGGLLSAIGIAGMDRVAQFNVVATSGRAVEACGDVNTLVLDKTGTITLGNRLAEEFIPVNGYSLQEVANVALAASLFDQTPEGKSIVRLAEKMNAQLNFGRNAAEGVEFSARTRMSGTNLPDGGEVRKGAVDAIKGFVRSRGGQLCPELDAAYKSVSEMGGTPLAVAYESEIYGVIYLKDIIKPGMRERFDQLRRMGVRTVMLTGDNRITARVIAKEAGVDDFIAEATPEDKIQAIKDEQAQGKLVAMTGDGTNDAPALAQANVGLAMNSGTQAAKEAANMVDLDSDPTKLIDLVTIGKQLLITRGALTTFSLANDIAKYFAILPAMFAGVGIGSLNVMGLASAQSAVLSALLYNALIIPALIPLALKGVKFRPLSANQLLQRNILIYGLGGAIAPFMAIKLLDVLIAAVGLA